One stretch of Comamonadaceae bacterium OTU4NAUVB1 DNA includes these proteins:
- a CDS encoding tripartite tricarboxylate transporter substrate-binding protein yields MTARPGRFRTSSRIAAGGWIAALALGLCGTLIATGRAAGIDDTPAYPSRPISIVVAGPAGGATDGIARLVAARLSVTLGSEVVVDNRAGAGGVIGTRFVAQAKPDGHTLLLGHIATNAIAPAVYSPRPYDPVADFAPIGFIGSSASVLVVSTDGPGTLDALLAPIGAAPITYGSTGIGGTAHLLGHVFARASGRPLLHVPYRGSPPALQDLVGARISMMFATAGAVAPYFSAGKLRPLAVASNRRSRFFPDVPTFKELNYPSVVQEGWFGLFATAGTPPDVVKRLNAHLNRALADPAVRAGLEHLFVEVGTPEGPAKFGSFVEKEAAHWGDVVARSGVKAE; encoded by the coding sequence ATGACGGCTCGTCCCGGCCGTTTCCGGACGAGTTCGCGCATCGCCGCCGGCGGATGGATCGCGGCGCTGGCGCTGGGACTCTGCGGCACCCTGATCGCCACCGGTCGAGCGGCGGGCATCGACGACACGCCTGCCTACCCGAGCCGGCCGATCAGCATCGTCGTGGCGGGCCCGGCCGGCGGAGCGACCGACGGCATCGCGCGGCTGGTCGCCGCGCGCTTGAGCGTGACCCTGGGCAGCGAGGTCGTCGTCGACAACCGGGCCGGTGCCGGCGGCGTCATCGGCACCCGATTCGTGGCGCAGGCAAAGCCCGACGGCCACACGCTGCTGCTCGGCCACATCGCCACCAACGCCATCGCGCCCGCGGTGTACAGCCCACGCCCCTACGACCCGGTCGCCGACTTCGCCCCGATCGGCTTCATCGGCAGTTCCGCCAGCGTGCTGGTCGTCTCGACGGACGGACCGGGCACGCTGGACGCCCTGCTTGCTCCCATCGGCGCGGCGCCGATCACCTATGGCTCGACCGGCATCGGTGGCACCGCCCACCTGCTGGGCCACGTGTTCGCCCGGGCGAGCGGCAGACCGCTCCTGCACGTCCCCTACCGGGGCAGTCCCCCCGCGCTGCAGGACCTCGTGGGCGCGCGCATCAGCATGATGTTCGCCACGGCGGGCGCGGTGGCGCCCTACTTCTCGGCGGGCAAGCTCAGGCCGCTGGCGGTGGCCTCGAACCGGCGCAGCCGCTTCTTCCCGGACGTGCCCACGTTCAAGGAATTGAACTACCCCTCGGTGGTCCAGGAAGGCTGGTTCGGCCTGTTCGCGACGGCCGGTACGCCCCCGGACGTCGTGAAGCGACTCAACGCGCACCTGAACCGGGCACTGGCCGACCCGGCGGTGCGCGCCGGACTGGAGCACCTCTTCGTCGAAGTGGGCACGCCCGAGGGGCCGGCGAAGTTCGGATCCTTCGTCGAGAAGGAAGCCGCGCACTGGGGCGACGTCGTCGCCCGCTCCGGCGTGAAGGCCGAATAA
- a CDS encoding TauD/TfdA family dioxygenase, which yields MRVTALGDAIGAQVDGVDLMAPLDAGTVQGLKEAWDRHLVLRFRDQTHLSLSGLIAFSRHFGPLDKRPVASKALHHSIDALPDEVTVISSVRIDDQPIGGLGDGESVWHADMTYNPTPPRAALLHAWEVPASGGDTQFLNLYAAYEALPADLKRTIDGLECVHDASLNSAGELRLGFERVTDPRGTVGARHPLVRVHPVNGRRSLYLGRRRNAYVTGLSVDDSEALLDVLWRAATQERFTWRQRWQPGDLVAWDNRVTLHRRDAFDPRTRRLMYRTQVGDRAASPRPGHGAHP from the coding sequence ATGCGCGTGACCGCATTGGGCGATGCGATCGGCGCGCAGGTCGACGGCGTCGACCTTATGGCGCCCCTCGACGCCGGCACGGTCCAGGGCTTGAAAGAGGCGTGGGACCGTCATCTGGTGCTGCGCTTTCGGGACCAGACCCACCTGAGCCTGTCAGGACTGATCGCGTTCTCCCGCCACTTCGGTCCGTTGGACAAGCGGCCCGTGGCCAGCAAGGCGCTGCACCACAGCATCGACGCGTTGCCCGATGAGGTCACGGTGATCTCGAGCGTCAGGATCGATGACCAGCCCATCGGCGGTCTCGGCGATGGCGAATCGGTCTGGCACGCCGACATGACCTACAACCCCACGCCACCGCGCGCCGCGCTGCTCCACGCGTGGGAAGTCCCGGCGAGCGGCGGCGACACGCAGTTCCTGAATCTGTATGCCGCCTACGAGGCCTTGCCCGCCGATCTGAAGCGCACGATCGACGGACTCGAGTGCGTTCACGACGCCAGCCTCAACAGCGCCGGCGAACTGCGCCTGGGCTTCGAACGCGTCACCGATCCCCGCGGGACGGTCGGCGCCCGTCACCCGCTGGTGCGCGTCCATCCCGTCAACGGGCGGCGCAGCCTCTACCTGGGGCGACGTCGCAACGCGTACGTCACGGGCCTGTCGGTCGACGACAGCGAGGCCTTGCTCGACGTCCTGTGGAGGGCCGCGACGCAGGAGCGATTCACGTGGCGCCAGCGATGGCAGCCCGGCGATCTGGTCGCCTGGGACAACCGCGTCACCCTGCACCGGCGCGATGCCTTCGATCCCCGGACCCGTCGCCTCATGTACCGCACCCAGGTCGGCGACCGCGCGGCGTCGCCGCGGCCCGGCCACGGGGCCCACCCATGA
- a CDS encoding BrnT family toxin: protein MIDLGAITAFDWDEGNARKNDKHGVSAAEAEQVFFNAPLLLLQDAAHSSEEPRFHALGHADDQRALHITFTLRHAGRSIRVISARAMSRKERVIYEQAN from the coding sequence ATGATCGATCTCGGCGCCATCACCGCTTTTGATTGGGACGAAGGCAATGCCCGCAAGAACGACAAGCACGGTGTCTCGGCGGCCGAAGCCGAACAGGTGTTCTTCAACGCGCCCCTCCTGCTGCTGCAGGATGCGGCACACAGCAGCGAGGAACCGCGCTTCCACGCCCTGGGCCATGCCGACGACCAGCGTGCCTTGCACATCACCTTCACGCTGCGCCACGCGGGCCGATCGATCCGAGTCATTTCAGCCAGAGCCATGTCCCGAAAGGAGCGCGTCATCTATGAACAAGCGAACTAA
- a CDS encoding BrnA antitoxin family protein: MNKRTKAIPAFDSEAQERTYWEQHDSTEHLDWLQARKVTLPNLKPTTKTISLRLPQHLLDSIKVAANARDVPYQSLIKVWLQEKLHTS, encoded by the coding sequence ATGAACAAGCGAACTAAGGCGATTCCGGCGTTCGACTCCGAAGCTCAGGAGCGGACCTACTGGGAACAGCACGACTCCACCGAGCACCTCGACTGGTTGCAGGCCCGGAAGGTGACCTTGCCCAACCTGAAGCCGACGACCAAGACGATTTCATTGCGGTTGCCTCAGCACCTGCTCGACTCGATCAAGGTGGCGGCCAATGCACGCGACGTGCCCTACCAGTCGCTGATCAAGGTCTGGCTGCAGGAAAAGCTCCACACGTCCTGA
- a CDS encoding collagen-like triple helix repeat-containing protein has product MGSAGAAVSTGLGQLGTGQDVVGKTLAGLPAVVEGAGATVSTTGVALASIAEGTPLGSVTDVAGNVLGRVGDGVGVLADRLDTVTGADVVRQITGGASQVVARIDSVPTLTQRLGDATGIGQPVDGLLDGVGNRLQQLPVGGLTALTQPVGATVASVGGLVTATGAGGAGGIGGATAGGLVGGAVAGLPTAIGTVAGLGGAGAASGAGALVGTVGTAAGVGTGVASGVVGGALATVGGIAGGVLSGGAGAPVSQIASGVAAVVSPVVATVASVPVAATVANVAGGVGTAVGQTVGTLGTAVGGLSGGSATGGATGGGLLVGVGATLGLGGRTVSR; this is encoded by the coding sequence GTGGGCAGCGCCGGTGCGGCCGTGAGCACGGGCCTCGGCCAGCTGGGCACCGGCCAGGACGTCGTGGGCAAGACCCTCGCGGGCCTGCCGGCGGTCGTCGAGGGCGCGGGCGCGACGGTCTCGACGACCGGCGTCGCGCTCGCCTCGATCGCCGAGGGCACGCCCCTGGGCAGCGTCACGGACGTGGCCGGCAACGTGCTGGGCCGCGTGGGCGATGGCGTCGGCGTCCTCGCCGACCGGCTCGACACCGTGACCGGCGCCGACGTGGTGCGCCAGATCACGGGCGGCGCGAGCCAGGTCGTCGCGCGCATCGACAGCGTGCCCACCCTCACGCAGCGCCTGGGCGACGCCACGGGCATCGGCCAGCCGGTGGACGGGCTGCTCGACGGCGTGGGCAACCGGCTCCAGCAGCTGCCCGTGGGCGGGCTCACCGCGCTCACCCAGCCCGTGGGGGCGACGGTGGCGAGCGTCGGGGGCCTCGTGACCGCGACGGGTGCGGGCGGCGCGGGTGGTATCGGTGGCGCGACGGCCGGCGGCCTGGTCGGCGGCGCGGTCGCCGGGCTGCCGACGGCCATCGGCACGGTCGCGGGCCTGGGCGGCGCCGGTGCGGCGAGCGGCGCGGGCGCGCTGGTGGGCACGGTGGGCACGGCCGCGGGCGTGGGCACCGGCGTGGCCTCGGGCGTGGTCGGCGGCGCGCTGGCCACGGTGGGCGGCATCGCCGGGGGCGTGCTCTCGGGCGGGGCGGGCGCGCCGGTGAGCCAGATCGCCTCGGGCGTGGCCGCGGTGGTGTCGCCAGTGGTGGCGACGGTGGCTTCGGTGCCGGTGGCCGCGACGGTCGCGAACGTCGCGGGCGGCGTGGGCACGGCCGTGGGCCAGACAGTGGGCACCCTTGGCACGGCCGTCGGAGGCCTCAGCGGGGGCTCGGCCACGGGCGGGGCCACCGGCGGCGGCCTGCTCGTGGGCGTGGGCGCCACGCTCGGCCTGGGCGGCCGCACGGTGTCGAGGTAA
- a CDS encoding LysR substrate-binding domain-containing protein: protein MNFLWLADFKALAATGSFSRAAQERNVTQPAFSRRIRALEAWLGVELFDRSSQPAKLTISGEWFSDVADELMERLAVLPEEAHAISEAHSATLRIASTHALSFTFLPRWLRPLEMHTTVRPVQLMSDVLQRCEALIQQNKTQFLLSHAHPMSRGGLPTEAYVSCRVGTDTLVPVCSGDRHGNPVFTLAHEGSDAVPVLQYSTDSGIGRIMRAVLGQQLALLKTRVVVTAHLASVLRTMSIDGRGIAWLPLSLVEDDLASGRLVRASTDGRFDIPTEIRLYRSSMPLGKAGEAFWDAVLRGTSSEHPSA, encoded by the coding sequence ATGAACTTTCTGTGGCTCGCCGACTTCAAGGCACTCGCCGCGACCGGGAGCTTTTCCAGAGCCGCGCAGGAAAGAAACGTGACCCAGCCTGCCTTCAGCCGCCGCATCCGGGCGCTGGAGGCTTGGCTGGGGGTCGAGCTGTTCGATCGCAGTTCTCAGCCGGCCAAGTTGACCATCAGTGGCGAGTGGTTCAGCGATGTCGCGGACGAGCTCATGGAGCGACTCGCAGTCCTTCCCGAGGAAGCACATGCCATTTCGGAGGCGCATTCGGCCACCCTGCGGATTGCTTCCACGCACGCGCTGTCGTTCACGTTCCTGCCCCGTTGGCTCCGTCCGCTCGAAATGCACACGACGGTTCGCCCCGTCCAGTTGATGTCCGACGTGCTTCAACGCTGCGAAGCCTTGATTCAGCAGAACAAGACGCAGTTCTTGCTGAGTCATGCCCATCCGATGAGCAGAGGCGGGCTCCCGACGGAGGCCTATGTGTCATGTCGTGTGGGCACGGACACCCTGGTTCCAGTTTGTTCGGGAGACCGACACGGAAATCCCGTGTTCACCCTGGCGCACGAAGGCAGCGATGCCGTGCCGGTCCTTCAATACAGCACCGACTCCGGCATCGGGCGCATCATGCGGGCGGTGCTGGGACAGCAACTCGCGCTTCTGAAGACGCGCGTCGTGGTGACTGCGCACCTCGCATCGGTGCTCCGGACGATGTCCATCGACGGACGCGGCATCGCCTGGCTTCCCCTGTCGCTCGTCGAGGACGACTTGGCCTCCGGACGCCTTGTCAGGGCATCGACCGACGGCAGGTTCGACATTCCCACCGAGATCCGGCTCTATCGCTCGAGCATGCCGCTGGGTAAGGCTGGCGAGGCTTTTTGGGATGCCGTCCTTCGAGGGACGAGTTCAGAACACCCTTCGGCTTAG
- a CDS encoding mandelate racemase/muconate lactonizing enzyme family protein: MKIVEIREKTLPISSPIRNAYIDFSKMTLSLVAVITDVIRDGKPVVGYGFNSNGRYGQGKLMRERFIPRIMEADPASLVDDAGTNLDPHRIWNTMFTNEKPGGHGERSVAIGTIDMAVWDAVAKIEGKPLFQLLADRYGNGTADRKIFVYAAGGYYYPGQDHKKLQDEMRSYIDRGYTVVKKKIGGASLDEDLRRIDSIMEVLQDGQKLCVDANGRFDLETAIAYAKALSQYDLFWYEEPGDPLDFELQAALRNFYKNPMATGEDLFSMQDARNLIRYGGMRPDRDWLQFDCALSYGLVEYLRTLDMLKEHGWSARRCIPHGGHQMSLNIAAGLGLGGNESYPDLFQPFGGFPDGVKVENGFVTLPELAGIGFEGKADLYREMQALSA; encoded by the coding sequence ATGAAGATCGTCGAGATCCGCGAGAAGACCCTTCCCATCAGTTCGCCCATCCGCAATGCCTACATCGACTTTAGCAAGATGACCCTCAGCCTGGTCGCCGTGATCACCGACGTGATCCGCGACGGCAAGCCGGTCGTGGGCTACGGCTTCAACTCCAACGGCCGCTACGGACAGGGCAAGCTCATGCGCGAGCGTTTCATCCCGCGCATCATGGAAGCCGACCCGGCTTCGCTGGTCGACGACGCCGGCACCAACCTCGATCCGCACCGGATCTGGAACACGATGTTCACCAACGAGAAGCCCGGCGGCCACGGCGAGCGCTCGGTGGCCATCGGCACGATCGACATGGCGGTCTGGGACGCGGTCGCCAAGATCGAGGGCAAACCGCTGTTCCAGCTGCTGGCCGACCGCTACGGCAATGGCACCGCCGACCGCAAGATCTTCGTCTATGCCGCCGGCGGCTACTACTACCCGGGGCAGGACCACAAGAAGCTGCAGGACGAGATGCGCAGCTACATCGACCGGGGCTACACGGTGGTGAAGAAGAAGATCGGCGGCGCCTCGCTCGACGAGGACCTGCGCCGCATCGATTCGATCATGGAGGTGCTGCAGGACGGGCAGAAGCTGTGCGTGGACGCCAACGGCCGCTTCGACCTGGAGACCGCCATCGCCTACGCCAAGGCGCTGTCGCAGTACGACCTGTTCTGGTACGAGGAGCCGGGCGACCCGCTGGACTTCGAGCTGCAGGCCGCGCTGCGCAACTTCTACAAGAACCCCATGGCCACCGGCGAGGACCTGTTCTCCATGCAGGACGCGCGCAACCTGATCCGCTACGGCGGCATGCGGCCCGACCGCGACTGGCTGCAGTTCGACTGCGCGCTCAGCTACGGCCTGGTCGAGTACCTGCGCACGCTGGACATGCTCAAGGAGCACGGCTGGTCGGCGCGCCGCTGCATCCCGCACGGCGGCCACCAGATGTCGCTCAACATCGCCGCCGGCCTGGGGCTGGGCGGCAACGAGAGCTACCCCGACCTGTTCCAGCCCTTCGGCGGGTTCCCCGACGGCGTGAAGGTCGAGAACGGCTTCGTCACGTTGCCCGAGCTGGCGGGCATCGGCTTCGAGGGCAAGGCCGACCTGTACCGCGAGATGCAGGCCCTGTCGGCCTGA
- a CDS encoding tripartite tricarboxylate transporter substrate-binding protein produces MNLLWRYTAGLALAGAATLACAEFPDKPVTLVVPFAAGGPTDKIARDLAEALRKPLGQTVVVDNALGAGGTIGAAKVARATPDGYTLLVHHIGMATAPALYRKLGFKVPDDFEPLGLINEAPSVLIGTPGLKAANFAELRQYLAANGNKVNLANAGLGSASHLCGLMFQNALKVTLTPVPYKGTAPAMTDLIGGQVDLMCEQAVNAVPQIEGGKVKVYGITSLQRLPLPALKDTPTLSEAGLKDFNVQVWHGLYAPRGTPPAVLAKLNAALRAALKDPELIKREEALGLTVVTDERLDPAVHRKFVEAEKTRWAQVIKDAGEYAD; encoded by the coding sequence ATGAACCTGCTTTGGCGTTACACCGCCGGCCTGGCCCTGGCTGGCGCTGCCACCCTGGCGTGCGCCGAGTTCCCGGACAAGCCGGTCACGCTCGTCGTGCCCTTCGCCGCCGGCGGCCCTACCGACAAGATCGCCCGCGACCTGGCCGAGGCGCTGCGCAAGCCGCTGGGCCAGACGGTCGTGGTGGACAACGCGCTCGGCGCGGGCGGCACCATCGGCGCGGCCAAGGTGGCGCGGGCCACGCCCGACGGCTACACGCTGCTGGTGCACCACATCGGCATGGCGACGGCGCCGGCGCTCTACCGCAAGCTCGGCTTCAAGGTCCCGGACGACTTCGAGCCGCTCGGCCTCATCAACGAGGCGCCGTCCGTGCTGATCGGCACGCCCGGCCTCAAGGCCGCCAACTTCGCGGAGCTGCGCCAGTACCTCGCGGCCAACGGCAACAAGGTCAACCTGGCCAACGCCGGCCTGGGTTCGGCGTCGCACCTGTGCGGCCTGATGTTCCAGAACGCGCTGAAGGTCACCCTGACCCCCGTGCCCTACAAGGGCACCGCGCCGGCCATGACCGACCTCATCGGCGGCCAGGTGGACCTGATGTGCGAGCAGGCCGTCAACGCCGTGCCGCAGATCGAGGGCGGCAAGGTCAAGGTCTACGGGATCACGAGCCTGCAGCGCCTGCCCCTGCCGGCACTGAAGGACACGCCCACCCTGTCGGAAGCCGGCCTGAAGGATTTCAACGTCCAGGTTTGGCACGGGCTGTACGCGCCGCGCGGCACGCCGCCGGCCGTGCTGGCTAAGCTGAACGCGGCGCTGCGCGCCGCGCTGAAGGACCCCGAGCTCATCAAGCGCGAGGAAGCCCTGGGCCTGACGGTGGTGACCGACGAGCGACTCGACCCGGCCGTTCACCGGAAGTTCGTCGAGGCGGAGAAGACCCGCTGGGCCCAGGTGATCAAGGACGCGGGCGAGTACGCCGACTGA